In Montipora foliosa isolate CH-2021 chromosome 9, ASM3666993v2, whole genome shotgun sequence, the DNA window TTGATTGCTGTCTATTATGATTGGTCAAAATACTAGAGAAAGATTTGTTCTTTGATTTAAGAATCAACAGGCGTGACAGGTACCAGTATTTAcgtagcttttttttttcaacatcaCTCAATCTTTCCAGAGGATTGCGTGACAAGCCAATGAGACGCATAGCATAGCGCCTAGTTGACAATCCTGCAATCAAGTAGATAAATTGTATAAAAAACCTctacaaaaaatattctttcatATTATTAGTAAGTTATTTCACAAACGAAAAAAATGAATCGGCTTGATGCTTTTTCTTATTGCTCCACAGAGACCTTCCTCTTTTTATTGTCTTGGGGTTAACGGGGATGTTTGGAAATCAGTTGTTATACCTTCTGGGTATATACTACACGAACGCTAACATTGCGTCGATATTTCAACCCGCTATTCCAGTGTGGACTGCATTGCTTGCGATCATAGCTCGGATTGAGCCGTTCCCAGACTTCCGTACCATTCGCGGCTGGGCAAAATGCCTTGGAATTCTTCTGGCTGCAGTGGGCGCCATCGTTAtgacaacgcaaaagaaatcaagTCGGGCCGCAGATGGAGATGGCTCCAGTGAAGCTGAGGACTTGCAGTTTATAGGGTACATATGTCTCCTTGGAAACACAATTTCCATGGCGATATACGTTCTTCTTCAAAAAAAGTTCATATTTAACAAAGAGGAATCGAGTTGGAAAACGAAGCCTGTAGCGATCACGGCTTGGAGTTACATGTTTGGTACAATGTTCATGGCTTTAGCCTCGCTTTATTACGTCaataagcctgaaaaattcacatATTTTCCGAAGGAAGAAATCTACCCGATTCTTTATGCCATATTTATCGCCTCCGGGCTCTGCTACCTTTTAATTTCTTGGTGTAACATGCAAATTTCTGCCTCACTCGTCACAGCGACCTGGCCTCTTCAGGTTCTCTTTTGCGCCGTCTTGTCGTACTTCGTTTTAGAGGAGGTCCTTAATACTGTGGAATATGTCGGGGGTTTTTTTATTGTTGTAGGATTAATCGCAGTCGTGTGGTCGAATTTCGCTGAAGaaagagcaaaaaaagaaaagaatcttGAAAACGAGCCATTTGCATATGAGGAAGTCCCACAGAGTGACACATTTGCTCCCGAAGTTCAGCAAACCACTGGAAAGGCAACACCAGAACGAGGGAAATAAACGCGTTGGCAAAAAGAGTGACAATACTTACTCTTGTACCCAGGTCTCTTTTGATCTCGGAGGAGTCGCTGCGACATGAATTCTTTCGTAGAGCGACTTACTGTACGAAAACCGATCTCACCATTATAGTTCTGACATAGTTTTAATGACTACACCATTATGGTTCTGACATACAGGACCAAGACAGCTGCATAGTAGATTCATGGTACTTTGCATACACGTCACAATGTGTAACAGTGTCTCCTTAAGCCTAA includes these proteins:
- the LOC137969677 gene encoding uncharacterized protein; its protein translation is MAIAGVWVVWFALVVVQFGFGAYGVIVSKFAKENKADPLIFSLIRDAGCFPVLLIAAFVSEKTIKTPSLRDLPLFIVLGLTGMFGNQLLYLLGIYYTNANIASIFQPAIPVWTALLAIIARIEPFPDFRTIRGWAKCLGILLAAVGAIVMTTQKKSSRAADGDGSSEAEDLQFIGYICLLGNTISMAIYVLLQKKFIFNKEESSWKTKPVAITAWSYMFGTMFMALASLYYVNKPEKFTYFPKEEIYPILYAIFIASGLCYLLISWCNMQISASLVTATWPLQVLFCAVLSYFVLEEVLNTVEYVGGFFIVVGLIAVVWSNFAEERAKKEKNLENEPFAYEEVPQSDTFAPEVQQTTGKATPERGK